In one window of Cellulophaga sp. HaHa_2_95 DNA:
- the mscL gene encoding large conductance mechanosensitive channel protein MscL codes for MKKFFQEFKSFAIKGNLIDIAVGVIIGAAFNNVVNVLVKKVIMPPLSLLTEGVNLHEKKYVLRQATEVSAEVAIGYGELVEVLIDFVIVAFTIFVVVKGFNRFKTKAQDPKNKNVETPREIELLSNMEKLMQEQNELLKKK; via the coding sequence TTGAAGAAGTTTTTTCAGGAGTTTAAGAGTTTTGCTATTAAAGGCAATTTAATAGATATTGCTGTTGGGGTTATCATAGGAGCCGCTTTTAATAACGTGGTTAATGTGCTGGTGAAAAAGGTTATTATGCCACCGCTTTCATTGTTAACAGAAGGGGTTAATCTTCATGAGAAGAAATATGTTTTAAGGCAGGCTACAGAGGTAAGTGCAGAAGTAGCAATTGGTTACGGTGAGTTGGTAGAAGTTTTAATTGACTTTGTGATTGTTGCATTTACCATTTTTGTTGTGGTGAAAGGATTTAATAGATTTAAAACTAAAGCCCAAGATCCTAAAAATAAAAATGTAGAAACACCTCGGGAAATAGAGCTTTTATCGAATATGGAAAAGCTTATGCAGGAACAAAATGAGCTGCTAAAGAAAAAGTAA